A DNA window from Taeniopygia guttata chromosome 8, bTaeGut7.mat, whole genome shotgun sequence contains the following coding sequences:
- the LOC121468966 gene encoding serine/threonine-protein kinase pim-1-like codes for MGRAGAMGDGDVLVTALVLLLAARGGPRGPGPLHSRALAGGAGPGRKADGSLLAAGQRRQRQEQYLLGPQLGSGGFSTVFSGIRLSDGSPVALKRVARESVLQWDELPDGTRVPLEVVLMEKVGSGCQNIIQLLDWFELPDSFILVLERPGASRDLLEFLQEQDQGFLCEEQVRWLFCQVLEAVRHCTACGVLHRDIKPENLLVDPESGDLKLIDFGCSTFLQERAFTDFAGEPMAWALLLVPGTARPRSLPGRGLQPAALWHGADAVPQEPAAGPDERGGGKSGSRPLGSAGPQGPGLLRWPSWPCGMVSCLWPAGWGMRGGLGGEAVAAGAAPASVRRLVPGSGRQQPAPGQRRLSPLGTRVYSPPEWIWLGYYHGHAATTWSLGVLLYIMVCGSLPFRDDQAIVLGKLFFRRQLSPDITFPKVQ; via the exons ATGGGACGTgctggagccatgggtgacggtgatGTCCTGGTGACTgcgcttgtcctgctgctggccgcc cgcggcggcccgcgggggcccggcccgctccactcgcgggcacttgcgggAGGGGCGGgtcctgggcgcaaggctgatggctcgctcttggccgcagggcaaaggaggcagcggcaggagcagtacctgctgggcccgcagctgggcagcggcggcttcagcaccgtcttctcgggcatccgcctctcggacgggagcccg gtggccctcaaacgcgtggcccgggagagcgtcctgcagtgggacgagctg cccgacggcacccgcgtgccctTGGAGGTGGTgctcatggagaaggtgggctctggctgccagaaCATCATCCAGCTGCTCGACTGGTTCGAGTTGCCGGACAGCTTCATCCTGGTGCTGGAGCGTCCGGGGGCATCACGGGATCTCCTGgagttcctgcaggagcaggaccaggggttcctgtgcgaggagcaggtgcgctggcttttctgccaggtgctggaggccgtgcggcactgcaccgcctgcggcgtcctgcaccgggacatcaagccagagaacctcctcgtggacccggagagcggcgacctgaagctcatcgacttcggttgcagcaccttcctccaggagcgggccttcaCGGACTTTGCtggtgagcccatggcctgggccctgctcctggtgccaggcactgcacggccccgttccctcccgGGCCGCGGCCTTCAGCCAGCTGCCCTTtggcacggggcggatgccgtgccccaggagccggctgccggccctgaCGAGAGAGGGGGCGGCAAAAGCGGCTCCCGGCCCCtgggctcagcgggcccacaagggcctgggctgctccgctggccttcttggccttgcggaatggttTCCTGCCTTTggccagctggctgggggatgcggggtggcctcggggggGAAGCTGTGGCCGCGGgcgcagcccctgcctcggtcaggaggctggtgccaggctctggaaggcagcagcctgcgcccggccagcgccgcctgtctcccctaggaacgcgcgtgtacagcccgcccgagtggatctggctgggttactaccacggccacgcggcgACCACCTGGTCCCTGGGCGTGCTGCTGTACatcatggtctgcggcagcctcccctttCGGGACGACCAAGCCATCGTGCTGGGGAAGCTCTTCTTCCGGCggcagctctctccag ATattacatttccaaaggtgcagtag